ACGATAAATTCATAACTTATGCAAAATCATTaagttaaaatataatatatcttttttatatatacttatcatttatgattaaacagaaaatttatattagtgGGATCTTTTGTTAGATGctgttataataaaagaataaaagcaaAAGTGAATTCTAAAAGAATTACAACGTACATtgtgatgataaaaaataaatggattaAAAGCAAATGAAACTTTCAAAATAtgaatgtattataaaaatattatttgtgcAATTTCCTTAGagaaattataaacatttaataaattctataatatgataaaagttaataaaaaatgctTAATAATTATGGGAATAATGATCAACATTGTCGTATTTCGTACGGTGTCATATCctttaatcatatatatatatatatatatatcgccaTATTGCGGTAAAAATTAAGTTTTGATAACAGAAACAgaatagtataaaaatatgtcgAATAAAACACGCTAACGAATTACTTGAGAtcgttatataaaatgatattagcgTGCTATGAACTAGTTTAGGGAATAGTCATTCCTATTACCAGATTGCACAACGATACACTTCGCTAAATTTCTCATTAATAGATGGTACAAGATGTATCTTTATTACCTACTGACTTGGTATTATCAActtgcttattattatcaactgGTGCTCAAAATACtgttaaaacatttattaCTTCAAATAGCTCTTTAGATATCATGTGTTCTCGTTACCAAAATTCAATGTTCACCGAAATATTCAGTCAATAATAGATACACATCCATATTGAGTTTAATGGATAATCAAAatgttgaatatttttttctttatagttCATAATGGTTTACGCCGACAGATGAAAGTttaaacaagaatatgactttttgtaattttaaagaaagctttattttttttaagaaaaatcacGTCAAAGAATGGTGTTGTTTCGAGAATagtttatacataaaaataaagcttTACGATAgtgaatttatttacaaaatctaATAATACACGAATCTAAGTATTTTTGACTCTAAGTAATTAAGAACTTGTGCATCTATTGGATGATTCAAGTACATACTTTACGTGCCAAGAAGATAGAATAGTCAGTTGTGACAATTCTTACTGACGAGCAAAATGACATcgtgatgaaaaagaaatagaaaaatacgataaaactACGAACCATTATCAGAGGAGCATATTATTGTAGATAGGCCTTCTTGAGCCACAGATTATAGAGGCCTCTTTGGCATATAGAATCTTCTTAACTTCGTGTCTTAACAGTGGTAAGGGACTGTAGAACATtccttaatattatagtaattcttttttgtacaatgtataaaaaaaaattaaaagtaaaagctTATTATACGTTTCATGAATTATTCTAGCTTGTGGACGGTCAATGGATCGAAAGAATCCCCTAAACATAAGCATTTACACAGACACATTTACTCGAATGCtcaaacacgtatttaaactAATCGATGAACCTATTATTAACactttacatttaaaaaattataaaatatcagaCTACTACATCTTAGGTCCTTTTATAAAACCATGTTTATTTTGCTTCTTTAATAGATTTACTTTACCATATTTACATGTGTAacaaattacatatttttgaAACAATCATGAAAGATAGTAATCGACTGTTAAGGCTAATAATTATTGCGTAAAtgacaaaagcaaaaaatatagtacatagtattatatatataaaatggacCATACGATTTATCACGTCAGTTTCCTCTTATACTTCGAGAATTAAACGTCGAAACACACTATTTCCATCAATTGTTTATCATTTAGTtatcaaaataaatcaaaCATATTACGAACAAATACTACATATATTGACTCTATcagattattaaattataacaaatactGATGATAAAATAGTGAATTTCTTTTACCAATTGTCAGTAAAATAGGAATCTAGTTTATCATTATCCGATAACTAAAAAATCTGTTTTAGCGACCATCGTCGAACCAAGGAAACTATTTTACtgattgttatttaaaatgagTTCCctttatattatcgatcgtcAATAAGCATTAAGCCGATTATAACTAACTGTTGATAAAAAAAGTTATCTGTTATTATCAACGGATTGGTAAAATAGTGGtctgctattattgtaatttttttcgatatttaaagtaggaatatattacaatattaagaagctataattacgataactaagaaagttttatttttatgtataaactATTCTCGgaaaaaatcttattttataaaataatttcttcaaagaaattaagctttttcaaaaattctgaAAAGTCAAATTTTcgcaaaaatttttctttaaaaggaAACCTTATTCTTCAAAATTAGTCAACAATTATATCTGTATTAATTGTTGACGTAAACTATTATACCAAAACCATATATGAGAAACAGCTATAGACAACAATTCCAATTTCAAATTTcagtattttcaaatattatattgaaattattttatacttattagttATATAATGTCTAAGCAGatgttttattgttttaatatttgtttgttgtattatatttcatgtatataatcgatataatcaaagatatacattatttaaatcaattatagtcattttattttcaacgtttATTACAAGCTATGTactgtttaaataaaaatacaaacttaattattattaattaatatatataactattgtTACATTAAACGAATCTTAAATGATCGATGGAatcatttacaaaatattaaccATATCGATTAACAAAACTGTGATACTATTTAAAATCAACGGTAGATTAAATGCAAATACATCGTAATTCGTATAAAGCCTTTCTCTTCACTTTTAATCAAAACAGTATTTAACTAAAGATTTTATTGACATAAATTCTGCACTTCAAAAGCTATTTAGCATACTCAATATAATAAGTTACGTGgtgttttcaaaataatattcatatatatatatatatatatatatatatatatatatatatatatatatatatatatatatactcttttttatcgacaatACGCTTCTGAATGCATGTGAAGCAACAGTACGACTTTATAAACGCGCGAAATAGGAGGTTATGGACTGACGGTTTGGATTATAAAGTATTACATTTCTAATCTTCATAtggaattaatatttattgtatttaaatttcaaCATGGAAGCAACATTAAGTAAATTACcgtaagttttcttttttacacgtTACTTCatgttttatagattttttgtaaaatatataagaataatttttcttcatttttctaataaaatctaTCTGCTATcaaactattaatattgttaatttaacactttataaatattaaacaagtCTTTTGTAAAtacaagatttatttatttatatttatatataaaattattaacgttaattattaattttaataaaatagatattgtaAAGGCTTATGGTCTGTAATATCTGGAACAACATGTCGTTGCGACAAAGAACTTGTAGaagatgaaattaaaaatggaaCGAAGTTACTCATGGAAGgtttacaattttttcaaatgtatACAGAGTCTTCACTTCAAACTATTTCTAAACAAAATCTTCCTCCCCGAATGTATGATTTAATCAGTAAACTTGCTCCATTGATTGtaagtatttatttacattgattactttataatatatatataaatttaatctaaaaatattcatatgaGCTCGgcattcttatattattagaatttggATGCAACGATTACCTGGGATTTAGTTAATAATTTCATGCTATATGAATATCGCAATTGTGCAGAAGCTTTTGCATCTCAACTCACAGATCTAAGtactatgaaaattttaattgatgatATTTGGAGTTTTTACTATTCTGAAAGAGTAACATTGATCAAATGTTTAAAACTGATGGTTgaatataaggataatgaaaGACACCCAAATCAAAAGGattttacaaaattctttGATAAAGTCTTATTAGGTGATCTTCTTATTTCTGTACAAAAACAAGTAGAAGCATTAAAGTTTATTAATCCTCCTATAAGATCTCAGTTATGTACAGAAGAACATttgcataaattatataacagtACCCTTATTGAAATAAGAGAATTACTTCATATATTAACTGTAATTGTACATGACATTCATATACCTGCAAAGGATTTTAATAAGTTTTATGGAAGCATTGgggtaaaaacattatattattatatattattctaaatGTAATTGtagttttgtttttaatgtaaaCTTCATATCACTTAAAGGGTGTCCCACGTAGATTGGTTCATTCAAGAAGTCACGAAGATAAAGCAGctgtagataaaaaaattcaagaaataCAGTACAGTCAAGCAGCTCTACTTCTTGTTGCATTGGATGTTAGAAAGCAGTAAATGTTTTCCttatatcattgataatactATCTATATTACTTACAAATAAATTGGATTAATATAtgtcttattattttagtCCTGAAATGGAAGTTTGGATAAATAATGTACGAGATAATATGCAGGATATCTTTGAACATAAATGTATTCGTGATAGTTCCATACAAGATAGTCCATTACTTTTGTCATGGATGTTATCAAATTATGCTATAGATCcagaaaatattgatttattaaatcaatttaaacCCTTTGGTATCAAAGCAATTCAACTTGATGTCTTTCACTATCTTCAAAGATTGATGTCAAGTGAAATAATCCAAGAAGAAACTCATTATGCTACAGTTGTGCGTAGTAGTGTGTACAATCTTCTCACATTGGTCTGTGCTTTTATTGATGAAGATCGATTATGCGCATTAAATGGCATTTTTGATGCTGTTGCTTCTACAATCAAATTTCCAGAAACTGCAACTAGATTTTGGGATGAACGCAATGATGGTATATGggttatatataatgttgcCGTAGAATGGTTTCCTTATAAATTTGAACCACTTACAAACATTGCAACTGGACTTGCAAGTGCATCGATTAATAGTGCTAAAAaggtaaaattattgaaacttatatatatattatattataaaatacattaatatgaaaaaaataatttatgaaataaaaacaacttTATTTCAGATTATAGAAGAATTAGATATGTTAATGTCATTGACTTTAGAAGTTTCTCGACAACGAGATCAAAGTAAACCAATAAGACCATATGAGCGAGAATGTATGATACATAAGAATCTATTTTCTATAAGGTCAGATTGTTTGCGAGAAAATATTCTTGTATTGTCCAGTGATAGCGAAGTAGTATTATTCAAAACAAGGGCTAGTTATTGGGATGCATTACATCACAGAATAGAACAATTATTTTCACAAGCTGGAGGTGGTATagcaaatatttgtaatatgcAAACTAGTCTACTGGATAATGTTACTCAAGGATTAAAGCTATTGGAATCTTTACTTGctaaagatatagatataccACAGAGTATGGTTATACCAACAGAGCTAAgtttcgaaattattaacaGATTTTCTTATCCAGTTCTACCTCCAAACATATATCGAATTGTTACCGCGTGCATAAGTATATCATCCAAGTTGGTATTAAAATATCCTGAAGATATTTTGTCTCGAATGCATGCAGGAGTTTATCCAAAATTTAACGATTGGTATCAAAACCCTTTAGACTTCGCAGAAGCAATTTCTTTTGATGGTGGTTTGATTGCATCTTGGCTATCCTGTATAGAAACCATAGAACATTCTTATCCAATCCTTTGTGCATATCTTGATACTTTATCtagttatataataacaaaacacAGTAAGGAAGCTATGTACATGATTGAAATACCAGGGATAGTATTTCTTTTACAAGGTGTCTTACCAAAATTAGATTCATGGTATTTTAAAAGCGATGGTGAAAGATTGGATATTTGTTTGAAGAGTATGTTTTGCCTTCATCGTACacttaatacaaatttatccGACGACgatatacgaaaaaaattgcaattgaCTGTGACATATAGTCTTCTTTACTTAGAACCTAGACATGCACTACTGAAATTATTGCGTACGGGTGAGCACACACTGCACAATAAAATGATCACGGAAACAGATTGGATAAGTGGTAAGGGATTCAAGGCTATAAAAAGTGTACAATTGGCATTATCAATAGTGAATCGACTGTTGATGTTCAGACAATCTTTGGGTTTAGAACACAGTGATAGATCTCCATTGGAAATAGCTTTATATTCTTCACCACGTGTACCCAATAGTCTTTTGATAGTACCAACTATagttaattatctatacgtgTGGTTTAGTCCTTCGTTGCAAGCCATGGCTGTCAgacttttaacaaaattcgccgAAGGATTCTCTATGTCATTGCTCGTTTGTATGGGCATGGATGGTACAGCGATAAGGGAAACTTTCGCCTCTCGATTAATGTCACCGACATGTGCAGTAGAAGTCAAAGTCGCCATCCTCGAATTGGTTGCTGTCTGTTTGGAAAAACAACCTGGCTTAACTGAAGCCCTGTTTAATATAATGCATCAAGCAGAACGCAAAAGAATATTTCCACGACCAGTTGATGAATTTCTCACGGAAGGTTGCAGTCAATTTTTAGATCTTTACTTATGtcgaatatataaagaagaggATATCGTTTATGACAGATTATACGAAAGTACGATGACTTTATTACGTGCAATGTGGTACCATCGCAACGAAATTCTTGTCAATTTCTTCCGTAAAAGAGAAGATTTTTGGAGTCATCTCTTTGCTCCTTTCTTTAGGGAATTAGTACCAGTGGGTAAAGGCTATTCACAACTTTTAGATATAATTACATTAGAATTGTTCAAAAGCCCGttattggaaaataatttttctacgaATCTGAAGAAATTATTGGATACAAATTATGATCATTGGAATAGATTATCAAATTATGTTCTGGGAAGAATACCAACTGAggataatatcataaatataaacaaaaacaagcAGCACGATGCCGATAGTTTACAAACTTTATACGAGAAAAACTTAGAATCATggtataattttatcgttactctTACCGAcgaacgaaatagaaaaaattatactatTACATTTTTGCAAGGACACTTTATAATGCATCTCTCCTTAGATGCTTTACTTGAACAATTAAAACAACTAAATGATACTGGTAGTGCAAAGATAGCTATGCTTTTAGCTTCACTATCATTACGTTGTATTACTTCATGGAAACATATGTGTGTAGGTGACTCGCAGATTTTTAAAAGCAAATTAATGAAACTTACTCAAGAAATTGGCCAAGAATATCGTGGATATGGAAAATCTCTGCGTCAAACATTGATCTCCTTGTTACTTGGTTGCGTGCAACTAATAAAAAGCACTCTTGCAGAGGATACGGCTAGTCTTGAATATCTTTTAAGCTACTCTTGTACTATTGCTACTAGCGAGTTGGAAGAGCTACGAGAATCGGctatacaattattaaaacaaaaacaggCATTTCCACAAGAtgcaaataaaagagaaatatcatCGATAGACATGAGTACTGCAAAAGGCACAGAAGAAATGAACATAGAAACTATCAAAGGTACCCGAAAGAGTTTGCCAGCAACATTGACAATCTGTTTGGTGACTCAACTTCTACGTTCCTATATAGAACGTAGACTTTCAACTAAACGTCGTCGAAAAGCTAGCTGCATTCAGCTTCGTCAAATGATACCCGAACTAATAACATGCGTTTGCATCACTTTACAAAAGCAACCTTATCTCAAATTTAGTACCGCGGCATTAAACTTACTTAGTATAATAACACGTTCACCATATTGTCCAAAatcgataaatgaaaatgatacaGCTAAATTATGGTTAGCTCTGATCCCACCTACAGATATTGGTAACAGTATGCTTGATTATCTATATGATGACACCCCCAATGGTCAATGGCGATGTCAGGATTGGTGGCCAGTTTATACTCTTGGATTGGAAATCATTATGGGCTTGGTGACGAGTGAAACTCCATCGATATACATAAAACCTAtagtaatatttgtaaattctCACGAGTATCAACTTATGGCAGTATCGACATTACTTAGACATACAGCTGACCTATTAGCTGCTGATTTAATTCAAACCTTAGTTGCTCTTATTCATGGTATAGCAACTCAAGAATGTATTTGGAACTCTATACCGTCTAATGTACGTGAAACACTGATCAAATGTATGTATCTTGCATATGACAGTACTGTAAACTTATTATTGCGACcacgaatattaaaatttataatcgatgGTATAAGTGTGGAAAGTGCCGAAGAATTAAAATCTTGCGACGAAAGATTACCGAGCAGTGAATTAAAGTTGCTTGTTAACAAATTGATAGTCATTAATACTACTTGTgctctttgttttgtttactTCTCACCGAGATTGAATACTCTCGTCGATACGATATACACGCAAGATTTTTGGTATACACCAATGGCTGAAATGAATTTTGGAGCACCCCAAATGAGTATAAGTTCTGGTCCACGGTTAACTTATGGTACAATTATTAGTTCCACGCAATTGTTTACTCAAGCACTACATTCAAGTTCACATTCAACTAGCATGTCGTCTACATCTTTGGTGACTCAGCCTGGCAAAGAGGATAAAAATGACTCTGCTAAAAGAGAATGGGAACGTGCTGCACCGGAAAATCTTCGACGAATGCATACGAGCAAAGATCtaagaagaattatacatGCTGCCTCAGGTCCGGCAACCTCGAGATCTGCATCGGCAAATATAGCTGCTGATTTTCTTGGATATGTTAGTGGCCTTGACGTAACAGTACCATTGCTAAGCAGTCCACGTCTCGTTCGACGACCCTATGATCCTCTTATCTGCGAGAATACTATTCTCTCAAAAGCAACTGCCTTGGCAGCTGGAAGACACGTTGCTAAGGGCAGTGGTGGGACATCTTCAGGTACCAACAATGGTAGTCCAAgtatagtaaaaaataatataaacaaatttagtGATCCCTGGTTCGAATCGATGGACGAAAATAATACTAGATTAG
This is a stretch of genomic DNA from Vespa crabro chromosome 3, iyVesCrab1.2, whole genome shotgun sequence. It encodes these proteins:
- the LOC124422910 gene encoding nucleoporin Nup188; this encodes MEATLSKLPYCKGLWSVISGTTCRCDKELVEDEIKNGTKLLMEGLQFFQMYTESSLQTISKQNLPPRMYDLISKLAPLINLDATITWDLVNNFMLYEYRNCAEAFASQLTDLSTMKILIDDIWSFYYSERVTLIKCLKLMVEYKDNERHPNQKDFTKFFDKVLLGDLLISVQKQVEALKFINPPIRSQLCTEEHLHKLYNSTLIEIRELLHILTVIVHDIHIPAKDFNKFYGSIGGVPRRLVHSRSHEDKAAVDKKIQEIQYSQAALLLVALDVRKHPEMEVWINNVRDNMQDIFEHKCIRDSSIQDSPLLLSWMLSNYAIDPENIDLLNQFKPFGIKAIQLDVFHYLQRLMSSEIIQEETHYATVVRSSVYNLLTLVCAFIDEDRLCALNGIFDAVASTIKFPETATRFWDERNDGIWVIYNVAVEWFPYKFEPLTNIATGLASASINSAKKIIEELDMLMSLTLEVSRQRDQSKPIRPYERECMIHKNLFSIRSDCLRENILVLSSDSEVVLFKTRASYWDALHHRIEQLFSQAGGGIANICNMQTSLLDNVTQGLKLLESLLAKDIDIPQSMVIPTELSFEIINRFSYPVLPPNIYRIVTACISISSKLVLKYPEDILSRMHAGVYPKFNDWYQNPLDFAEAISFDGGLIASWLSCIETIEHSYPILCAYLDTLSSYIITKHSKEAMYMIEIPGIVFLLQGVLPKLDSWYFKSDGERLDICLKSMFCLHRTLNTNLSDDDIRKKLQLTVTYSLLYLEPRHALLKLLRTGEHTLHNKMITETDWISGKGFKAIKSVQLALSIVNRLLMFRQSLGLEHSDRSPLEIALYSSPRVPNSLLIVPTIVNYLYVWFSPSLQAMAVRLLTKFAEGFSMSLLVCMGMDGTAIRETFASRLMSPTCAVEVKVAILELVAVCLEKQPGLTEALFNIMHQAERKRIFPRPVDEFLTEGCSQFLDLYLCRIYKEEDIVYDRLYESTMTLLRAMWYHRNEILVNFFRKREDFWSHLFAPFFRELVPVGKGYSQLLDIITLELFKSPLLENNFSTNLKKLLDTNYDHWNRLSNYVLGRIPTEDNIININKNKQHDADSLQTLYEKNLESWYNFIVTLTDERNRKNYTITFLQGHFIMHLSLDALLEQLKQLNDTGSAKIAMLLASLSLRCITSWKHMCVGDSQIFKSKLMKLTQEIGQEYRGYGKSLRQTLISLLLGCVQLIKSTLAEDTASLEYLLSYSCTIATSELEELRESAIQLLKQKQAFPQDANKREISSIDMSTAKGTEEMNIETIKGTRKSLPATLTICLVTQLLRSYIERRLSTKRRRKASCIQLRQMIPELITCVCITLQKQPYLKFSTAALNLLSIITRSPYCPKSINENDTAKLWLALIPPTDIGNSMLDYLYDDTPNGQWRCQDWWPVYTLGLEIIMGLVTSETPSIYIKPIVIFVNSHEYQLMAVSTLLRHTADLLAADLIQTLVALIHGIATQECIWNSIPSNVRETLIKCMYLAYDSTVNLLLRPRILKFIIDGISVESAEELKSCDERLPSSELKLLVNKLIVINTTCALCFVYFSPRLNTLVDTIYTQDFWYTPMAEMNFGAPQMSISSGPRLTYGTIISSTQLFTQALHSSSHSTSMSSTSLVTQPGKEDKNDSAKREWERAAPENLRRMHTSKDLRRIIHAASGPATSRSASANIAADFLGYVSGLDVTVPLLSSPRLVRRPYDPLICENTILSKATALAAGRHVAKGSGGTSSGTNNGSPSIVKNNINKFSDPWFESMDENNTRLALEINLVLILCQALEGVRSPRLALRDRQLIARETATELGVFFDFLEHRGTPDIWKVRGSLLDADAKGVIMVDIPDPIQKMSHARLRKDSTIDKAPVTLANTDDNSFINEHNILEKRLDEGILTTGTFAANISSVQFLPLMGKLLKSVVESLDSTHY